In Desertifilum tharense IPPAS B-1220, a genomic segment contains:
- a CDS encoding carbon dioxide-concentrating mechanism protein CcmK — MPIAVGMIETRGFPAVVEAADAMVKAARVTLVGYEKIGSARVTVIVRGDVSEVQASIAAGVESAKRVNGGEVVSTHIIARPHENLEYVLPIRYTEAVDQFRTY; from the coding sequence ATGCCAATCGCCGTTGGAATGATAGAAACACGAGGCTTTCCTGCTGTCGTAGAAGCAGCAGACGCAATGGTGAAAGCCGCTCGTGTCACGCTCGTTGGCTACGAGAAAATCGGCAGCGCCCGCGTCACTGTGATTGTTCGAGGAGATGTTTCAGAAGTCCAGGCTTCCATCGCGGCCGGCGTGGAATCCGCCAAACGCGTTAATGGTGGTGAAGTCGTCTCTACACACATCATCGCTCGCCCCCACGAAAACCTGGAATACGTTCTCCCGATTCGCTACACTGAGGCGGTCGATCAGTTCCGAACCTACTAA
- a CDS encoding carbon dioxide-concentrating mechanism protein CcmK, giving the protein MSIAVGMVETLGFPAVVEAADAMVKAARVTLVGYEKIGSGRVTVIVRGDVSEVQASVAAGVESVKRVNGGQVMSTHIIARPHENLEYVLPIRYTEDVQQFAEGANAIRPASYNRP; this is encoded by the coding sequence ATGTCTATTGCAGTTGGAATGGTTGAAACCCTCGGATTCCCCGCCGTTGTAGAAGCAGCAGACGCAATGGTGAAAGCCGCTCGCGTCACCCTAGTTGGCTACGAAAAAATTGGTAGCGGTCGCGTGACTGTAATCGTGCGTGGCGACGTATCCGAAGTTCAAGCATCCGTTGCAGCCGGTGTTGAGTCGGTCAAGCGCGTCAACGGCGGTCAAGTCATGTCCACCCACATCATCGCTCGTCCCCACGAAAACCTGGAGTACGTTCTGCCGATTCGCTACACCGAAGACGTGCAGCAATTTGCTGAAGGTGCGAATGCCATTCGTCCCGCTTCTTATAACCGCCCGTAA